A single region of the Deefgea piscis genome encodes:
- a CDS encoding TraB/GumN family protein, whose amino-acid sequence MRFGRWLGLIGLLFLSASLHAECLPAPAPLSASEQQALQAAAKDQGFLWRISKNGRHSWLYGTIHINHVTGLFPGPKVRQALQSSTILALELNPNDAKTQAELAQLAQAGAGQVPPQLQSRLAAQLAAVCLPASAEQAIHPTLLFASISVLGLRAQGLEAEYGSEQMLLALAQAGKQRVVALETPTIQMNALLGPELNVSSEDYELALQQLESKADQALALKIVKAWEQSDFTTLTQYAQWCDCLNTPAQKASMQRLMAGRNPALADGIAQWHRQGASVFAAVGSLHMVGRKGLLFLLAQRGFKIERIH is encoded by the coding sequence CTGAATGTTTACCAGCGCCAGCACCGCTGAGTGCGAGTGAGCAGCAAGCGCTACAAGCCGCGGCGAAAGATCAGGGCTTTTTGTGGCGGATTAGCAAAAATGGTCGTCATTCTTGGCTTTATGGCACGATTCATATTAATCACGTCACGGGTTTATTTCCCGGCCCCAAAGTGAGGCAAGCGCTGCAAAGCAGCACGATTTTGGCGTTAGAGCTCAATCCCAATGATGCCAAAACACAAGCCGAGCTGGCGCAATTGGCGCAAGCGGGCGCAGGCCAAGTGCCGCCGCAATTGCAATCACGACTGGCGGCGCAATTAGCGGCGGTGTGTTTGCCTGCCAGCGCGGAGCAAGCGATTCATCCGACCTTATTATTTGCCAGTATAAGTGTACTGGGGTTGAGAGCGCAGGGTTTAGAGGCTGAGTATGGTAGCGAGCAGATGTTGCTGGCATTGGCGCAAGCTGGAAAACAGCGTGTCGTCGCGCTGGAAACACCGACGATTCAGATGAATGCTTTGCTTGGCCCTGAGCTTAATGTCAGTAGCGAAGATTATGAATTGGCCTTGCAGCAATTAGAAAGCAAGGCCGATCAAGCGCTGGCGCTAAAGATCGTTAAAGCCTGGGAGCAGTCTGATTTTACGACGCTTACCCAATATGCCCAATGGTGCGATTGTTTAAATACACCGGCGCAAAAGGCCAGTATGCAGCGTTTAATGGCCGGACGTAATCCAGCCTTGGCCGATGGGATTGCTCAATGGCATCGGCAAGGAGCCAGCGTTTTTGCCGCGGTGGGCAGTTTGCATATGGTCGGTCGCAAAGGATTATTGTTTTTATTGGCGCAGCGCGGTTTTAAAATCGAAAGGATTCATTGA
- a CDS encoding DUF924 family protein encodes MNQAQAVLDFWFHEIDPALWWAKNVEFDRLIEQRFLALHTAAKRGELFAWRDNAAGRLAEIIVLDQFSRNIYRDQPEAFAQDPQALVLAQEAIAAGAAAQLTPMQTSFLYLPLMHSESLLIHQQALTLFTELGLPNSLAFEIQHQQIIQRFGRYPHRNAILGRVSSAAELEFLQQAGSAF; translated from the coding sequence ATGAATCAAGCGCAAGCGGTGTTGGATTTTTGGTTTCATGAGATTGATCCGGCGTTATGGTGGGCAAAAAACGTCGAATTTGATCGCTTGATTGAACAGCGGTTTTTGGCTTTGCATACTGCGGCCAAACGCGGCGAGCTGTTTGCTTGGCGCGATAACGCTGCAGGGCGCTTGGCGGAGATTATCGTGCTGGATCAGTTTTCACGAAATATCTATCGCGACCAGCCCGAAGCGTTTGCCCAAGATCCGCAAGCTTTGGTCTTAGCGCAAGAAGCGATTGCGGCCGGGGCTGCGGCGCAATTGACGCCGATGCAAACTAGTTTTTTGTACCTGCCTTTGATGCACAGTGAATCGCTGCTGATTCATCAACAGGCGCTGACTTTATTTACTGAGCTGGGCTTGCCCAATTCATTGGCATTTGAAATCCAACATCAACAAATTATTCAGCGCTTCGGTCGCTATCCGCATCGCAATGCGATTTTAGGCCGGGTATCGAGCGCAGCGGAGTTGGAATTTTTGCAGCAAGCAGGATCGGCGTTTTAA